From a region of the Candidatus Methylacidiphilales bacterium genome:
- a CDS encoding NAD(P)-dependent oxidoreductase, protein MTSKTIAFIGVGVMGGAMASHLAKAGYSLRLFNRTKEKVNQWLKLNPGYVATSISEACDGADYVITCVNTVAEVREVILGDSGALASMPTGSMIIDHSTTAPSLSRAIYDQAQSKNIYAFDAPVSGGAEGARLGTLVCMVGGDAGKFDDLKKVSSSYCKLIKLMGGAGIGNQTKLVNQLCIAGVLAGISEGLSYGKSAEVDLSLALPLLIQGAAGSWQMQHRGETILENKFNHGFSIKNMVKDLELFLDACGDTKSNYPNALEVLRRYKQLCELGNSELDTSSLILSYNNNPQSN, encoded by the coding sequence ATGACCTCAAAAACTATTGCTTTTATTGGCGTAGGGGTAATGGGAGGTGCAATGGCTAGCCATCTAGCCAAGGCAGGGTATAGTTTGCGATTGTTTAATCGTACCAAGGAAAAAGTAAATCAATGGTTAAAGCTAAATCCAGGATATGTCGCCACTTCAATTTCTGAAGCATGTGATGGCGCAGACTATGTCATTACTTGTGTCAATACCGTAGCCGAGGTTCGTGAAGTCATACTTGGGGATAGTGGAGCGCTTGCTTCCATGCCAACAGGCAGTATGATTATAGACCATTCAACCACAGCACCTTCATTAAGCCGTGCCATTTATGATCAGGCGCAAAGTAAAAATATCTACGCTTTTGATGCGCCAGTTAGTGGTGGTGCAGAGGGAGCTCGGTTAGGAACTCTGGTATGTATGGTAGGTGGGGATGCTGGAAAATTTGATGATTTGAAAAAAGTCAGCTCTTCGTATTGCAAGTTAATAAAACTAATGGGTGGGGCAGGGATCGGCAATCAAACTAAATTAGTTAACCAACTTTGTATAGCTGGAGTGTTAGCAGGAATATCTGAAGGATTAAGCTATGGAAAATCAGCAGAAGTTGACCTGTCATTAGCGTTGCCGCTGTTGATACAGGGCGCGGCAGGAAGTTGGCAGATGCAACATCGAGGTGAAACCATTCTGGAAAATAAATTTAATCATGGCTTTTCAATTAAAAATATGGTTAAGGATTTAGAGCTTTTTTTAGATGCATGTGGTGACACTAAGAGTAATTATCCAAACGCATTGGAGGTGCTAAGACGATATAAACAGCTCTGTGAGCTTGGTAATAGTGAGTTAGATACTTCAAGTTTAATTCTTTCATATAATAATAATCCGCAATCTAACTAG